One Miscanthus floridulus cultivar M001 chromosome 11, ASM1932011v1, whole genome shotgun sequence DNA window includes the following coding sequences:
- the LOC136491879 gene encoding putative magnesium transporter MRS2-D: MAAAFTRRRHGAAAPGVEWAAVSGAGAWSVEEVGKHQLMQRTGLPARDLRALDPALSYPCSIMGRDLAVVVNLERARAVITATEVLVPRPRDPAVAPLVHNLLARLSASPTLPQASVRPSVRGLPSLDGGAALPPSPGGVGGGSGGRDGQASARDKVLPFEFRALEVCLEFSCKSLEQETCTLEKAAYPALDELSSNVSTLNLERVRQIKSRLLAISGRVQKVRDELEHLLDDDVDMAAMHLSDKLAYQQAADGRSSRFSTNNEPSEFDEERDREEDEEGEGSSEGGNGIGTSIGFTPKIDELENLLEAYFVQVDGTLNKLSTLREYVDDTEDYINIMLDDKQNQLLQMGILLSTATLVMSCAIAITGVFGMNITIPLYTASTEGVFWEVTGGIVGVTAAIYLVALIFYKRSGILQ; this comes from the exons atggcggcggcgttcACGCGCCGGAGGCACGGCGCCGCGGCGCCAGGGGTGGAGTGGGCGGCGGTATCCGGCGCGGGCGCGTGGAGCGTGGAGGAGGTCGGGAAGCACCAGCTGATGCAGCGGACGGGGCTCCCGGCGCGCGACCTCCGCGCGCTCGACCCGGCGCTGTCCTACCCGTGCAGCATCATGGGCCgggacctcgccgtcgtcgtcaaCCTGGAGCGCGCCCGCGCCGTCATCACGGCTACCGAGGTGCTCGTCCCAAGGCCAAGGGACCCAGCCGTCGCGCCGCTCGTCCACAACCTCCTCGCGCGCCTGTCCGCCTCGCCCACGCTGCCGCAGGCCTCTGTACGTCCGTCCGTCCGCGGCCTGCCCTCCTTA GACGGAGGTGCTGCGTTGCCGCCCAGCCCCGGTGGAGTaggaggcggcagcggcggcagggACGGGCAAGCGTCTGCACGCGACAAGGTCCTGCCGTTCGAGTTCAGGGCGCTCGAGGTGTGCCTCGAGTTCTCATGCAAGTCACTTGAACAAGAG ACTTGCACATTGGAGAAGGCGGCGTACCCAGCTTTGGATGAGCTCAGCTCCAATGTCAGCACTCTCAATCTTGAGCGTGTGAGACAAATCAAGAGCCGTTTGCTTGCCATCTCAGGGAGAGTTCAGAAG GTCAGGGACGAACTGGAACACTTGCTAGACGATGACGTGGACATGGCCGCCATGCACCTATCCGACAAGCTCGCCTACCAACAAGCCGCTGATGGCCGCTCATCGAGATTCAGCACCAACAACGAACCTAGCGAATTCGACGAAGAGAG GGACCGAGAAGAAGACGAAGAAGGCGAGGGGTCATCCGAGGGCGGCAACGGCATTGGGACCTCCATCGGCTTCACGCCCAAAATCGACGAGCTGGAGAACCTCCTGGAGGCCTACTTCGTGCAGGTCGACGGCACCCTCAACAAGCTCTCCACT CTGCGCGAGTACGTGGACGACACGGAGGACTACATCAACATCATGCTGGACGACAAGCAGAACCAGCTGCTGCAGATGGGGATCTTGCTGTCCACGGCCACCCTGGTGATGAGCTGCGCCATCGCGATCACGGGCGTCTTCGGCATGAACATCACGATCCCGCTCTACACTGCCTCTACCGAAGGAGTCTTCTGGGAGGTCACCGGCGGCATCGTCGGCGTTACCGCCGCCATCTACCTCGTCGCCCTGATCTTCTACAAGAGGAGCGGTATACTGCAGTGA